The following are from one region of the Flavobacteriaceae bacterium UJ101 genome:
- the ocd gene encoding ornithine cyclodeaminase (Catalyzes the reduction of Delta(1)-pyrroline-2- carboxylate (Pyr2C) to L-proline, using preferentially NADPH over NADH as the electron donor. Is likely involved in a degradation pathway that converts trans-3-hydroxy-L-proline (t3LHyp) to L- proline; Belongs to the ornithine cyclodeaminase/mu-crystallin family.; KEGG: fbc:FB2170_06845 ornithine cyclodeaminase), which translates to MKNILMLDCQFIEQNTHFNKLIETLRDAFSSNTVQVPLRHHHDFQNSKEQIPSTLLLMPAWNPNQEAGVKIVTVNPQNTQYNLPSIQGLYVYLDAQNGSVKAILDAKTLTVKRTAAASALASSYLSKKDASSLLMIGTGALSTHLIEAHASVRPIKKVYIYGRNYQKAQQISSLLKNKTYQVIPVKTIEEKISTVDIISSATLSNDPLILGKHLQKGQHLDLVGSYKRDMREADDKAIVQATVYVDSYEGALKESGDIVIPLEKGLLKVDEIPADLFKLCSQNIFARKSNSEITLFKSVGHALEDLTAATYYYNQYTS; encoded by the coding sequence ATGAAGAATATTCTGATGTTAGATTGTCAATTTATTGAACAAAACACCCATTTCAATAAACTTATAGAAACACTTCGCGATGCTTTTTCATCGAATACAGTTCAAGTTCCTTTAAGACATCATCATGATTTTCAAAATTCTAAAGAACAAATTCCTAGTACACTTTTACTAATGCCAGCATGGAATCCTAATCAAGAAGCTGGAGTAAAAATTGTCACAGTAAATCCTCAAAACACACAATATAATCTTCCTTCAATTCAAGGATTATATGTTTATTTAGATGCTCAAAATGGATCCGTAAAAGCTATTTTAGATGCAAAAACATTAACTGTAAAAAGAACTGCTGCTGCTTCAGCTTTAGCTTCTTCTTATCTATCTAAAAAGGATGCTTCTTCTTTATTGATGATTGGTACAGGAGCTTTGTCCACTCATTTAATAGAAGCTCATGCAAGTGTTCGTCCTATTAAAAAAGTGTATATATATGGTAGAAATTATCAAAAAGCACAACAAATTTCTTCATTATTAAAAAATAAAACTTATCAAGTAATCCCTGTAAAAACTATTGAAGAAAAGATTTCTACAGTAGATATTATTTCCAGTGCCACATTATCTAATGATCCTTTAATTTTAGGAAAGCATTTACAAAAAGGACAACACCTCGATTTAGTTGGATCTTACAAAAGAGATATGAGAGAAGCTGATGATAAAGCCATTGTACAAGCCACGGTTTATGTAGATTCTTATGAAGGGGCTCTAAAAGAAAGCGGAGATATTGTCATTCCACTAGAAAAAGGCCTTTTAAAAGTAGATGAAATTCCAGCTGATTTATTCAAATTATGTTCTCAAAATATTTTTGCACGAAAATCAAATTCAGAAATTACCCTTTTTAAATCTGTAGGGCATGCTTTAGAAGATTTAACCGCAGCCACATATTATTATAACCAATACACCTCATGA
- a CDS encoding prolyl tri/tetrapeptidyl aminopeptidase (Has proline-specific tripeptidyl aminopeptidase and tetrapeptidyl aminopeptidase activity. Activity is highest against tripeptides containing an Ala-Pro motif. Involved in the final processing of transglutaminase, by removing either the tetrapeptide Phe-Arg-Ala-Pro left after TAMEP or SAM-P45 hydrolysis, or the tripeptide Arg-Ala-Pro left after SGMP II hydrolysis in a single step; Belongs to the peptidase S37 family.), whose amino-acid sequence MILKNKKLLVVPFVILFLSLCIAQENTIYEQGTLNEKLHLLFPSANITPIEVLGDFKETYQIILEEPLDHERPEKGTFKHYMYLSHKGYDLPTVIETEGYSAQNKITELSTLLNGNQLIVEYRFYGKSRPETIPWEYLTNDQAIEDYHTIVTKLKKIYSGKWISTGISKGGETTLIYKSKYPKDVEVAVPYVAPIINTTEDPRTDHHIKTVGTKECRDKIITFQRTVLKNRQKVLKEVNQYITAKDMHFTEVPIEEALEYAILEFPFSFWQWGGDCAEIPTSKSNQKEQFDYLNKIVGISFYNDATYYRLLPSYYQHMKELGYYGFDTTPVKDLLQIVHRPTNRRFAPKDVDLTYNPNYMKEVRNFLENKGDHILYIYGEYDTWGACAPSPKRYVKALKMIKEKGSHKTRIKDFSKKDQKKILEKLDEWLNIK is encoded by the coding sequence ATGATTTTAAAAAATAAAAAGCTTTTAGTAGTACCTTTTGTGATATTATTTTTAAGTCTATGTATTGCTCAGGAAAATACAATTTATGAACAAGGAACACTCAATGAGAAATTGCATCTGTTATTTCCTTCAGCTAATATAACACCTATTGAAGTATTAGGAGATTTTAAAGAAACCTATCAAATTATATTAGAGGAACCTTTAGATCATGAAAGACCAGAAAAAGGAACATTTAAACATTATATGTATTTATCTCATAAGGGATATGATTTACCTACTGTAATAGAAACGGAAGGATATAGTGCTCAAAATAAAATAACAGAATTGAGTACTCTTTTAAATGGTAACCAACTTATTGTAGAATATCGTTTTTACGGAAAATCGAGACCAGAAACTATTCCTTGGGAGTATTTAACGAATGATCAAGCTATTGAAGATTATCATACAATTGTAACAAAGTTGAAAAAGATTTATTCAGGAAAATGGATTTCTACTGGAATAAGTAAAGGAGGTGAAACTACATTAATTTATAAATCAAAATATCCAAAAGATGTTGAAGTTGCTGTTCCTTATGTAGCTCCTATAATTAATACGACAGAAGATCCAAGAACGGATCATCATATTAAAACAGTTGGTACCAAAGAATGCAGAGATAAAATAATAACATTTCAACGTACTGTACTAAAGAATAGACAAAAAGTTTTAAAAGAAGTAAATCAGTATATAACGGCAAAAGACATGCACTTTACTGAAGTTCCAATTGAAGAGGCTTTAGAATATGCTATTTTAGAGTTTCCTTTTTCTTTTTGGCAATGGGGAGGTGATTGTGCTGAGATTCCTACCAGTAAAAGTAATCAAAAAGAACAATTTGATTATCTGAATAAAATTGTAGGGATTAGTTTTTATAATGATGCAACTTATTATCGTTTGTTACCTTCTTATTATCAACACATGAAAGAATTAGGGTATTATGGTTTTGATACAACGCCTGTTAAAGATTTATTACAAATTGTGCATCGACCTACTAACCGTCGTTTTGCACCTAAAGATGTAGATTTAACCTATAACCCAAATTATATGAAAGAAGTAAGAAACTTTTTAGAAAATAAAGGGGATCATATTTTATATATTTATGGAGAGTATGATACATGGGGAGCTTGTGCACCTTCTCCAAAAAGGTATGTTAAAGCTTTAAAGATGATTAAAGAGAAAGGAAGTCATAAAACACGTATTAAGGATTTTTCAAAAAAAGATCAAAAGAAAATACTAGAAAAGTTAGATGAATGGCTTAATATAAAATAA
- a CDS encoding dentin sialophosphoprotein, with the protein MKIKNIKLVSRLFLIVYFSVIALINAQTTTPPMNVENQINYCPNPGYAGGTGYTPYVSAIAVNKDGEIGTIGNYETYDGNTAPNVYVHNADFTSSTSAPVSNSTIDSGGNNQIEALQNGDFIYVNQGAGNYYNTIYRIANDGSRTQFASQLRPTRNILEIYPSELGDYIWAAHQGLKMVKLSSNDGSILQTINTTGEVSDIEELSNGQILVVESRKVKKYNADGSLDTSFNPPNFSTFAIDLDVQSDGKIIVVGRFTVNGSKGLARLNSDGSIDTSFSPIKTLTVKSGAGEKGALGLSKVEIGTNDEIYVGAGFNTINEHWITDLAKFDKDGNFDKEFKLNTKGSRGVRDFFIQKDGKLVLGTSHMGYSNLLHDGLVRIHSNGIPDTKVNADLGSNSGYPYELPNGDELLIAVHPAEGGYPILGYEFSESANFNEEGYFSTPYANVDEPWTIGQFEYDLVNNQYYVSYYGNEIRAYDINDTADESTDLKWRITNLPNTVQVRELAVSKDGKYVWCNQADRHSVYDAVTGNRLATKSISALCSSDYQIGNDNKLVHVRTTNTPRRYSLVRTDYKGDNLEAITIQDGLTLNGASNIATSKIKFYTSTDFYIGDSNKLWKFKLVTSKTDLTPNPNGTHAILDTDFAENGILNFTTSTGEPGINNTKQGGVSASNVDKWAVDSSGNVYIDGGGNVTNQCYAKYNIIKISNTGEVNVNFINVVYRDHIGQVGPPTSNVQRLALDVGTLGTSPIDTDGDGIPDVTDLDDDNDGIPDSVEEATASNNGDTDGDGIPDSLDLDSDNDGLPDLLESGIPEDQITDLDKNNDGVIDSTVPVGENGIADSLEPDNTDGGTSKDDVDYDNDGTKDSPKDTDGDGTPDFQDIDSDNDGISDLVEGGTNSALDANNDGKVDNTADTDGDGIADIIDDNDNGFGGDESQNAPDTDSDGIPDYQDLDSDDDGINDVEEAGVPDTNGDGMDDTPNTSLADGDNLPETDGKPNYQEPNGPVITGPDTDQDGIKDSVDGLPNEFGDAPIATTPDYFPRIFTSNTIITEDSESVDFVVMIGEIEGGDSNGTDPIEFVIVKQSELSIDFDTTLTTLNGRTVNNKDWKLEEDDFTYKFIYTGNGGIFAGDSASMVGVNATFTPQSGTKGTYPLKVTIQAGSGGETNSKNNVDIDYIEF; encoded by the coding sequence ATGAAAATAAAAAATATAAAATTAGTAAGTAGACTGTTTCTTATAGTTTATTTTAGTGTGATTGCGTTAATAAATGCACAGACTACTACACCACCAATGAATGTTGAAAATCAAATCAATTATTGCCCTAACCCAGGCTATGCAGGTGGTACGGGATATACACCATATGTAAGTGCTATAGCAGTTAATAAGGATGGAGAAATAGGTACTATAGGGAATTATGAAACTTATGATGGAAATACTGCACCAAATGTTTATGTACATAATGCAGATTTTACTTCAAGTACATCAGCTCCAGTTTCTAACTCTACGATTGATTCAGGAGGAAATAATCAAATAGAAGCACTACAAAATGGTGATTTTATATATGTAAATCAAGGAGCAGGTAATTACTATAATACTATATATAGAATTGCTAACGATGGAAGTAGGACACAATTTGCTTCACAATTAAGACCTACAAGAAATATCTTAGAAATTTATCCATCAGAATTAGGAGATTATATCTGGGCGGCTCATCAAGGCTTAAAAATGGTGAAGTTATCAAGTAATGATGGTTCTATATTACAAACAATTAATACTACAGGAGAAGTTTCAGATATTGAAGAACTTTCTAATGGGCAAATTTTAGTAGTAGAAAGTCGTAAAGTAAAAAAGTATAATGCTGATGGAAGTTTAGATACAAGTTTTAACCCTCCTAATTTTAGTACGTTTGCAATTGATTTAGATGTTCAAAGTGATGGTAAAATTATTGTGGTAGGACGTTTTACTGTAAATGGCTCTAAAGGTTTAGCTCGATTAAATTCAGATGGAAGTATTGATACTTCTTTTTCACCTATTAAAACTTTAACGGTAAAAAGTGGAGCAGGAGAGAAAGGTGCTTTGGGTTTATCAAAGGTTGAAATAGGTACTAATGATGAAATTTATGTAGGAGCTGGATTTAATACCATTAATGAACATTGGATTACTGATTTAGCTAAGTTTGATAAAGATGGTAATTTTGATAAAGAATTTAAATTAAATACAAAAGGTTCTAGAGGAGTTCGAGACTTTTTTATTCAAAAAGATGGAAAATTAGTATTAGGGACGAGTCATATGGGGTACAGTAATTTACTTCATGACGGATTAGTAAGAATTCATTCTAATGGTATTCCTGATACGAAAGTAAATGCAGATTTAGGATCTAATTCAGGTTATCCATATGAACTTCCTAATGGAGACGAATTATTAATTGCTGTTCATCCAGCTGAAGGTGGATATCCAATTTTAGGATATGAGTTTTCAGAATCGGCTAATTTTAATGAAGAAGGATATTTTTCTACACCTTATGCTAATGTAGATGAACCATGGACAATAGGACAATTTGAGTATGATTTGGTTAATAATCAATATTATGTTTCATATTATGGTAATGAGATTAGAGCTTATGATATTAATGATACTGCAGATGAATCTACTGATTTAAAATGGAGAATAACTAATTTGCCTAATACAGTTCAAGTTCGTGAATTAGCAGTTAGTAAAGATGGTAAATATGTATGGTGTAATCAGGCTGATCGACATTCAGTTTATGATGCCGTTACAGGAAATAGATTAGCAACCAAATCAATCAGTGCATTATGTAGTTCTGATTATCAAATAGGTAATGATAATAAATTGGTCCATGTTAGAACTACTAATACACCTAGAAGATATTCATTAGTAAGAACCGATTATAAAGGAGACAACCTTGAAGCTATTACAATCCAAGATGGATTGACTTTAAATGGTGCAAGCAATATTGCAACATCAAAAATTAAATTTTATACTTCAACCGATTTTTACATAGGAGATAGTAATAAATTGTGGAAGTTTAAATTAGTGACAAGCAAAACTGATTTAACTCCAAATCCGAATGGAACTCACGCCATATTAGATACCGATTTTGCAGAAAATGGAATATTAAACTTTACTACTTCTACAGGTGAGCCAGGTATTAATAATACTAAACAAGGAGGAGTTTCAGCTTCTAATGTTGACAAATGGGCTGTTGATAGTTCAGGTAATGTTTATATTGATGGAGGAGGTAACGTAACGAATCAATGTTATGCAAAATATAATATTATAAAAATATCAAATACAGGAGAAGTTAATGTGAACTTTATTAATGTCGTTTATAGAGATCATATAGGACAAGTTGGACCTCCAACATCTAATGTACAACGGTTAGCATTAGATGTAGGTACTTTGGGTACTTCTCCAATTGATACCGATGGTGATGGAATTCCAGATGTAACGGATTTAGATGATGACAATGACGGTATTCCTGATTCAGTAGAAGAAGCTACAGCATCTAATAATGGAGATACCGATGGAGACGGTATTCCGGATAGCTTAGATTTAGATTCAGATAACGATGGATTACCAGACTTATTAGAAAGTGGAATTCCAGAAGATCAAATTACAGATTTAGATAAGAATAATGATGGAGTAATTGATTCAACTGTTCCAGTAGGAGAAAATGGAATTGCAGACTCATTAGAACCAGACAATACAGATGGAGGAACATCAAAAGATGATGTTGATTACGATAATGATGGGACCAAAGATTCACCAAAAGATACGGATGGTGATGGAACACCAGATTTCCAAGATATAGATAGCGATAATGATGGTATTTCTGATTTAGTAGAAGGTGGAACAAATTCAGCATTAGATGCAAATAATGATGGTAAGGTTGATAATACAGCAGATACTGATGGAGATGGAATTGCAGATATTATAGATGATAATGATAATGGTTTTGGAGGTGATGAATCACAAAATGCACCAGACACGGATAGTGATGGTATTCCGGACTATCAAGATTTAGATAGTGATGATGATGGAATTAACGATGTAGAAGAGGCTGGAGTTCCAGATACAAATGGAGACGGAATGGATGATACGCCGAATACCTCATTAGCAGATGGGGACAATTTACCTGAAACAGATGGTAAGCCAAACTATCAAGAACCAAACGGCCCTGTAATCACTGGTCCAGATACGGATCAAGATGGAATCAAAGATTCAGTTGATGGTTTACCAAATGAATTTGGAGATGCGCCAATAGCAACGACACCAGATTATTTTCCAAGAATTTTCACAAGTAATACGATTATTACAGAAGATTCAGAATCAGTTGATTTTGTTGTGATGATAGGAGAGATAGAAGGTGGAGATTCCAATGGAACAGACCCTATTGAGTTTGTGATCGTAAAACAATCGGAGTTATCGATTGATTTTGATACAACGTTAACCACATTGAATGGAAGAACGGTTAACAATAAGGACTGGAAACTGGAAGAAGATGACTTTACGTATAAGTTTATTTACACAGGAAATGGAGGGATCTTTGCTGGTGATAGCGCGAGTATGGTTGGTGTAAATGCAACGTTTACCCCGCAATCAGGAACGAAAGGGACGTATCCATTAAAAGTTACGATTCAAGCAGGTTCAGGAGGCGAGACGAACTCTAAGAATAATGTAGATATAGATTATATAGAATTTTAA
- a CDS encoding thrombospondin-1 (Adhesive glycoprotein that mediates cell-to-cell and cell-to-matrix interactions. Ligand for CD36 mediating antiangiogenic properties (By similarity). May play a role in dentinogenesis and/or maintenance of dentin and dental pulp. Plays a role in ER stress response, via its interaction with the activating transcription factor 6 alpha (ATF6) which produces adaptive ER stress response factors (By similarity); Belongs to the thrombospondin family; Contains 2 EGF-like domains; Contains 1 laminin G-like domain; Contains 1 TSP C-terminal (TSPC) domain; Contains 3 TSP type-1 domains; Contains 8 TSP type-3 repeats; Contains 1 VWFC domain.) translates to MNRYKKIAAALCVFLFASEQVSGQAVQASNALISPVPLNTVENKGTGLASFTFHETSGVAAPASTNFGANILIQIDMANVDLQDQDTSLITGDLLEYFTVSYDSNTNNISFMQKAEYPASKNTVVRIPIAVTGNTVEAVSQNGFNVNLTALDPDTDAQGNTSRFTYTEANPDTDGDGIPDSVDLDDDNDGIPDSVEGYNSDNPDQSTDTDGDGTPDYLDIDTDNDGIPDLMESGLPQSQIDALDTDNDGVIDPSQEVGTNGIVDSIEPDNKDQGLTDDKVDYNDDGTNDSPRDTDGDNVGDWRDLDSDNDGLNDVVEGGSADTNGDGEVDTSGTIISTLPETDGDIDVLTPNNPNLTDTEDPDGDGVVEGTDTDGDGIIDITDGNPEEFGDAPFPDFTVQISSRPAVIENGGALSIRVNVVEITGNPSLDGKPVVVRIPEETFFDFNFNSDLTEVSGEVVNNTDWEYLGKQFGLHTFRYKPSTFEGLTSSAIGFEGTVDFEGVSDTSISAFVVDTSGGEVNFTNNRDTEKLNLKGN, encoded by the coding sequence ATGAATAGATATAAAAAAATAGCAGCAGCATTGTGTGTTTTCTTATTTGCGAGTGAGCAGGTAAGTGGACAGGCTGTACAAGCATCAAATGCGTTAATCTCACCTGTACCATTGAATACGGTAGAGAATAAAGGGACGGGATTGGCTAGTTTTACGTTTCATGAGACCTCAGGAGTAGCGGCACCGGCCTCTACGAATTTTGGGGCGAATATATTGATACAGATCGATATGGCGAATGTTGATCTACAGGATCAAGATACGAGTTTGATAACGGGAGATTTGTTGGAATATTTTACGGTAAGTTACGATAGTAATACGAATAATATATCGTTTATGCAGAAGGCGGAATATCCAGCCTCGAAGAATACGGTAGTACGTATTCCGATAGCGGTAACGGGCAATACGGTAGAGGCGGTATCACAGAATGGATTTAATGTAAATTTAACGGCATTGGATCCTGATACGGATGCACAAGGAAATACATCCCGTTTCACGTATACAGAAGCAAATCCTGATACGGATGGAGATGGAATTCCAGACAGTGTTGATTTAGATGACGATAACGACGGTATTCCAGATAGCGTAGAAGGGTATAATTCGGATAATCCGGACCAATCGACGGATACGGATGGAGATGGGACACCAGATTACTTGGATATCGATACGGACAATGACGGAATTCCAGACTTAATGGAGAGTGGCTTACCACAGAGTCAGATTGATGCCTTAGATACGGATAACGACGGTGTAATCGACCCGAGTCAAGAAGTAGGAACAAACGGAATAGTAGACAGCATAGAACCGGATAATAAAGATCAAGGTTTAACAGATGATAAGGTTGATTACAATGATGATGGAACCAACGACAGTCCAAGAGATACGGATGGAGACAATGTAGGAGACTGGCGTGATTTGGATAGTGATAATGATGGGTTAAATGATGTGGTAGAAGGCGGAAGTGCTGATACGAACGGAGATGGTGAAGTAGATACCTCAGGAACGATCATCAGTACCTTACCAGAGACAGATGGCGACATTGATGTATTAACCCCGAACAATCCAAACTTAACGGACACGGAAGATCCAGATGGAGACGGCGTAGTAGAAGGAACGGATACAGACGGTGATGGAATTATAGATATAACAGATGGAAATCCGGAAGAATTTGGAGATGCACCATTCCCTGATTTCACGGTACAAATCTCATCTAGACCAGCGGTGATTGAAAATGGAGGAGCATTATCAATCCGTGTAAATGTAGTAGAGATTACAGGGAATCCATCTTTAGACGGGAAACCGGTAGTCGTAAGAATTCCAGAAGAAACGTTCTTTGATTTTAATTTCAATTCTGATTTAACAGAAGTTAGTGGAGAAGTGGTTAATAATACTGATTGGGAGTATTTAGGTAAGCAATTTGGCTTGCATACATTTAGATATAAACCAAGTACTTTCGAAGGCTTAACTTCAAGTGCCATAGGCTTTGAAGGAACGGTAGATTTTGAAGGTGTTAGTGATACGAGTATATCGGCCTTTGTAGTAGATACAAGTGGAGGAGAAGTTAACTTTACGAACAATCGAGATACAGAGAAATTAAATTTAAAGGGGAATTAA